AGTTATATCCATTAAAATAATATTGTCTTAGAATAAAAATTAAATCACTTAAAATTTTATGTTGAAAAACGGACAAATTATGAAAAAAGTTAAAATCACAGTTATGAAGACCGCTTGTTATAAGGATTTGATTGAAAAATATGAAAATCCGATTACTCATGCCTGCGATATGAAAGAAGGACAGATTTTTATTGCCAATGGGTGGCAAAAACCTGAAGGCTTTTGCGACAGTGCATGGGACAGCGTATCAGCATTTGTGATGACGCTGGCTTACGGTGGTGAAGATATATATAATGGTTGGATGAAGAACAAAAAATCAGCAATGATTTCGTGTAATGACGGATTTCGTCCTGTAAGTTTTCTGCTAGAAACAATGGATGAGGATGCACAATAATATTTCTTCTTTTCTATATAAGCCAAAATAATTTGAAAAGTATTTTTTATTAATTTTGTGATAATCTACATCTTTTTTTGGGGATGGATTTTTGAC
This portion of the Clostridia bacterium genome encodes:
- a CDS encoding TIGR04076 family protein, with protein sequence MKKVKITVMKTACYKDLIEKYENPITHACDMKEGQIFIANGWQKPEGFCDSAWDSVSAFVMTLAYGGEDIYNGWMKNKKSAMISCNDGFRPVSFLLETMDEDAQ